A stretch of Podospora bellae-mahoneyi strain CBS 112042 chromosome 5, whole genome shotgun sequence DNA encodes these proteins:
- a CDS encoding hypothetical protein (COG:S; EggNog:ENOG503PFBH), whose amino-acid sequence MKQGVALLSAFGWLQLASAGCCRSNKCLQDITNPLFDGPQDCLSLLAVTITPEASIVTETVTEVPTMSWVETVVFTETVTSILVTETELQTVGITTTADTETVVVTVTQTVVATDTSLQTLTTTVAPASTRIYARAAETELSPSMPSYATANCPSWEKYVKACKCAGVTATTITAEGPSATTLTSTFTDTAAIISVPTTISTTTTVVESAVTTVTDTETSTALVTDTVSSTLTVDHPSTVTITQTVVETVSPQASCKPGPQVFKAFALEAGTTPVFYIYANLLNGLTGGITWQGPSSSTAASIQNKYIWSIDRNGYLGLAYNVPPYVYSYTAYMSTVSPGSNWPQVNTASSVDAQIAGGTAISKIKGCINSLTGELTLSVAGRKNILWCGQQMWMSAGLGEDINRGTCIQMFPKVISL is encoded by the coding sequence ATGAAGCAGGGAGTTGCCCTCTTATCGGCTTTCGGCTGGCTGCAGCTAGCATCTGCTGGATGCTGTCGGTCGAACAAATGTTTGCAAGACATCACCAATCCTCTGTTCGATGGCCCGCAGGATTGCTTGTCGCTTCTTGCTGTCACCATCACGCCAGAGGCCAGCATAGTGACCGAAACGGTGACCGAAGTTCCTACAATGAGCTGGGTTGAGACGGTCGTTTTCACTGAGACGGTGACATCCATTCTTGTAACAGAGACAGAACTGCAAACCGTTGGTATTACCACAACAGCCGACACCGAGACAGTTGTGGTCACCGTCACCCAAACCGTTGTGGCAACCGACACTAGCCTTCAGACCTTAACCACCACGGTCGCTCCGGCGTCGACTCGTATTTATGCTCGTGCTGCCGAGACCGAGCTGTCTCCCTCCATGCCCTCATATGCCACGGCAAACTGCCCTTCGTGGGAGAAGTACGTCAAGGCGTGCAAATGCGCGGGCGTTACggcaaccaccatcaccgccgaaGGCCCGTCAGCCACCACTCTGACCTCCACTTTCACCGACACAGCGGCCATCATCTCCGTTCCCACCACGATctccactaccaccaccgtcgTTGAGTCCGCCGTCACCACCGTGACCGACACCGAGACAAGCACCGCGCTGGTCACCGacaccgtctcctccaccttgacAGTAGACCACCCCTCGACCGTCACAATCACCCAAACCGTCGTCGAGACCGTCTCCCCACAAGCAAGCTGCAAGCCCGGCCCCCAAGTCTTCAAAGCCTTTGCTCTCGAGGCAGGCACCACCCCCGTATTCTACATCTacgccaacctcctcaacggccTCACTGGCGGCATCACCTGGCAAGGACCTAGCAGCTCCACAGCCGCCAGCATTcaaaataaatatatatgGTCGATCGATCGGAATGGCTACCTCGGTCTGGCGTACAACGTCCCTCCTTACGTTTATTCCTACACGGCGTACATGAGCACGGTGTCTCCGGGGAGCAACTGGCCGCAGGTCAACACTGCTTCGTCGGTGGATGCGCAGATTGCAGGCGGAACTGCCATTTCAAAGATCAAGGGATGTATCAACTCGTTGACAGGCGAGTTGACCCTCTCGGTTGCTGGGCGGAAAAACATTTTATGGTGCGGGCAGCAGATGTGGATgtcggctgggttgggggaggacaTTAATCGGGGGACCTGTATACAAATGTTTCCGAAGGTGATTTCTTTGTAG
- a CDS encoding hypothetical protein (EggNog:ENOG503P00U; COG:S): MHWKALALAATVNGQGLNGLNHLRFGCSQLTVERLDPLVNPGEFPTPHMHQIIGGNAFNASMPYNTDIANLATCTTCGPADDFSNYWTANVYFRARNGSYKRVPQAPNRYLCLMLSGGWCHIN; encoded by the exons ATGCATTGGAAAGCCCTTGCCCTGGCAGCGACCGTCAACGGTCAAGGCTTGAACGGCCTCAACCACTTACGGTTCGGGTGCTCCCAACTCACCGTCGAACGTCTGGATCCTCTTGTCAATCCAGGAGAGTTCCCGACGCCACATATGCATCAGATCATCGGCGGTAACGCGTTT AACGCGTCCATGCCCTACAATACCGACATCGCGAATTTGGCAACCTGCACAACTTGCGGCCCGGCAGATGACTTCTCCAACTACTGGACCGCCAACGTGTACTTCCGGGCGAGAAATGGTAGCTACAAGCGCGTCCCACAGGCGCCCAACCGGTATTTGTGTCTGATGTTGTCTGGTGGTTGGTGTCACATCAACTGA
- a CDS encoding hypothetical protein (EggNog:ENOG503P00U; COG:S) has product MFVGDVNRREPNRYKMQSCFRCYSGPNFGGDDMAPCADSRLDFEGFPTGPCLGGIRSNVLYPTCWDGKNLDTPNHKDHVAYPTSGPSNFLSTGNCPASHPVKIPQLMLEIVWDTTKFNNKAEWPADGSQPFVLSTGDKTGYGQHGDYVFGWKGDALQRAMDANGCFSATCGNQKSQDIATANKCQIKKTVREDVEGWFDSLPGSPMAA; this is encoded by the exons ATGTTTGTTGGCGATGTAAATCGACGAGAACCGAA CAGATACAAAATGCAGAGCTGCTTCCGATGCTACAGCGGGCCCAACTTCGGCGGCGATGACATGGCGCCGTGCGCTGATTCCCGCCTCGACTTTGAAGGCTTCCCGACTGGTCCCTGTCTTGGTGGTATAAGGTCCAACGTGCTGTACCCAAC ATGCTGGGACGGGAAGAACCTCGACACGCCCAACCACAAGGATCACGTCGCATATCCCACCTCCGGCCCCTCCAACTTCCTGTCCACCGGAAACTGCCCTGCCAGTCACCCCGTCAAAATTCCGCAGCTCATGCTTGAGATTGTCTGGGACACGACCAAGTTCAACAACAAGGCTGAGTGGCCAGCCGATGGCTCGCAGCCGTTTGTGTTGTCGACGGGTGACAAGACGGGGTACGGCCAGCACGGCGACTACGTCTTTGGGTGGAAGGGCGATGCGCTCCAGCGGGCCATGGATGCCAATGGTTGTTTCAGCGCCACTTGCGGAAACCAGAAGAGCCAGGATATTGCGACGGCGAACAAGTGCCAGATCAAGAAGACGGTCCGTGAGGATGTCGAAGGTTGGTTTGATAGCCTCCCAGGTAGCCCAATGGCGGCttga
- a CDS encoding hypothetical protein (COG:E; EggNog:ENOG503NX6H) has translation MLLWTTAFLASRVAAQTYPPDVVDQLAAASLPKVKEWLAKNPQGNCTLETAVRRKEWMDLTLAQRKEYTDAVLCLMSKPALTSSAAPGAKSRFDDYIVVHVQQTPRNHGSTFFLPWHRYYVWHYEQALRNECGYKGYQPYWNWDRYHKDPANSPLFDGSEGSMGGNGAKANYNGIMIPGAPRPYDRIPPADGGGCVTTGPFKNMTVNLGPIAPILQLTRNPRADGLGYNPRCLRRDINKNSAAVTSAKDVYDVITKNNDAHWFQTVMEGQFPQGKWGIHAGGHYTVGGDPGGDFYTSPGDPAFWLHHTMIDRVWWIWQIQNLEKRLKEVSHTRTMSNFPPSANGTLDDLSGLGVLAPDVEVRELMSTMGGLMGKFCYIYE, from the exons ATGCTTCTTTGGACAACCGCATTTCTTGCCAGCCGGGTGGCTGCGCAGACATACCCCCCTGATGTTGTCGATCAACTCGCTGCCGCTAGTCTGCCAAAGGTGAAGGAGTGGCTGGCAAAGAATCCCCAGGGCAACTGCACTTTGGAGACGGCGGTGAGGAGAAAGGAATG GATGGATTTGACCCTCGCCCAGAGAAAGGAGTACACCGATGCTGTCCTCTGTTTGATGTCCAAGCCAGCCTTAACCTCCTCTGCCGCCCCCGGAGCAAAGAGCCGGTTCGATGATTACATCGTCGTCCACGTCCAGCAGACGCCGAGAAACCACGGATCC ACCTTCTTCTTACCCTGGCACCGCTATTACGTATGGCACTACGAGCAAGCCCTTCGCAACGAGTGTGGATACAAGGGATATCAACCG TATTGGAACTGGGATCGCTACCACAAAGACCCTGCCAACTCCCCTCTCTTCGACGGTTCTGAAGGCAGCATGGGAGGCAACGGCGCCAAAGCCAACTACAATGGCATCATGATCCCAGG CGCCCCTAGGCCATATGACCGCATTCCCCCAGCCGACGGAGGTGGTTGTGTCACAACTGGGCCTTTCAAGAA TATGACCGTTAATTTAGGTCCAATTGCCCCTATCTTACAGCTAACACGCAACCCCCGAGCCGATGGGCTCGGCTACAATCCTAGATGTCTGCGCCGCGACATCAATAAGAACTCAGCTGCTGTAACATCCGCAAAGGACGTCTACGacgtcatcaccaagaacaaCGATGCTCATTGGTTCCAGACAGTGATGGAG GGTCAATTTCCTCAAGGAAAATGGGGAATCCATGCT GGGGGGCATTACACTGTCGGGGGTGATCCCGGAGGG GACTTTTATACTAGCCCGGGTGATCCCGCCTTTTGGCTTCATCACACCATGATTGACCGTGTTTGGTGGATCTGGCAAATCCAA AACTTGGAGAAGAGACTCAAAGAGGTCAGTCACACAAGAACCATGTCAAACTTCCCACCCTCTGCCAACGGGACCCTTGACGACCTGAGCGGGCTGGGTGTTTTGGCGCCCGATGTCGAGGTGAGGGAGCTGATGAGCACAATGGGTGGGTTGATGGGCAAGTTCTGTTACATTTATGAGTAA
- a CDS encoding hypothetical protein (COG:G; EggNog:ENOG503NWFZ) has protein sequence MASLAGQLLVLASLASAFVSRDGTGRLPAMGWNSWNEYECNISEGVFITVARQLVDLGLKDLGYEYVNIDDCWSDKELRRDATTGELIPDAEKFPRGIVKVAEEVHSLGLKLGIYSDAGTDTCGGYAGSLGYEELDAATFSKWGIDSEGQDLKYDNCNVPPEWADEYEYIPEEPANNAPPGYDWGTSNTAKRYRVMHDALQRQNRTIQYSLCAWGHAHVERWGNTTGHSWRMWGDIFPAWKGKEKWSWGLMPIVNQASLLWNYTDFGSHNDWDMLEVGNGDLTIEENRSHFALWCALKSALIVGTPLDTLALRKPILDILSNKELIDFNQDPVYGASAMPYKWGNDRPANTSDRDHPAAFWVGTSVKGIHVFLLNTHDTAVNMRAVFAEIPPLKSGGKGYLIHDMWTGEDLGIFRKYFEVEVKAHDTAALTITKADGKHPNPQWSPK, from the exons atGGCGTCTCTTGCAGGTCAGCTCCTCGTGCTGGCTTCTTTGGCTTCAGCCTTTGTCAGTCGAGACGGGACCGGCCGTCTCCCAGCTATGGGATGGAACTCTTGGAACGAGTACGAATGCAACATCAGCGAGGGAGTCTTCATCACCGTGGCCAGGCAGTTGGTTGACTTGGGGCTTAAGGACCTCGGCTATGAATACGTCAACATTGATGATTGCTGGAGCGACAAAGAACTAAGACGTGACGCAACGACCGGCGAGTTGATACCCGACGCCGAGAAATTCCCTCGGGGCATTGTCAAGGTGGCAGAGGAGGTCCACTCACTGGGGCTGAAGTTGGGCATCTACAGTGATGCAG GCACCGATACATGTGGTGGTTACGCAGGATCACTCGGGTATGAAGAACTGGATGCTGCAACATTCAGCAAATGGGGCATTGACT CAGAGGGCCAAGATCTCAAGTACGACAACTGCAATGTGCCGCCCGAATGGGCTGATGAATACGAGTACATCCCCGAGGAACCAGCCAACAATGCCCCCCCTGGCTATGACTGGGGGACATCCAACACCGCTAAACGCTACCGTGTTATGCATGACGCCCTCCAAAGACAGAACCGCACCATCCAATACTCACTCTGCGCCTGGGGCCACGCACATGTCGAGCGCTGGGGTAACACCACCGGTCATTCGTGGAGAATGTGGGGAGACATCTTCCCCGCGTGGAAGGGCAAAGAGAAATGGAGCTGGGGCCTGATGCCGATTGTCAACCAGGCATCACTGTTGTGGAACTATACTGATTTCGGAAGCCACAATGATTGGGACATGCTCGAGGTTGGCAATGGGGACCTGACGATCGAGGAGAACCGCAGCCACTTTGCTCTTTGGTGTGCTTTGAAAAGCGCGCTTATCGTCGGAACCCCCCTGGATACATTGGCGTTGAGAAAGCCCATTCTCGACATTCTTTCAAACAAGGAACTGATCGACTTCAACCAAGACCCGGTTTATGGTGCTTCGGCCATGCCCTACAAATGGGGCAACGACAGGCCCGCCAACACGTCGGACAGGGACCATCCGGCTGCTTTTTGGGTGGGCACATCGGTAAAGGGGATCCATGTTTTCCTGCTCAATACACATGACACGGCTGTAAACATGCGGGCTGTCTTTGCCGAGATCCCACCCTTGAAGTCTGGGGGCAAGGGCTATTTGATACACGACATGTGGACAGGGGAGGATCTCGGGATCTTTAGGAAGTATTTTGAGGTGGAGGTCAAAGCGCATGATACTGCCGCGCTGACAATTACCAAGGCTGATG GGAAACATCCTAATCCTCAGTGGTCCCCAAAATAA
- a CDS encoding hypothetical protein (EggNog:ENOG503PFTI), translated as MVGLLQLPYELLAMIFGGLDAQGFSALRLTSKYAKLATLPAFISRYFQTRYIMLSRLSLEKLVEIARHPDFGPAVKTLELCTDHFVEFPDSYFHIARHEGDILLAIEEGRYPPAALVGSIDDAHLSGQEEDQSPGEEGRETDEESVSSQDSYEAPLDKVAYTSLWEEQKHIIMSGLAQAYITQALISLPNIEAVVISNMHRPWGALALGRQTGLPPTNALDDYEEVPFLGEVLRITLTAIATSSAALSSLAITAGVLSREAIAPDTLRPSESHFQYYKNLPPSLTELTLNVSAEATRGAEDRWADDLSAFIGVFRQLTQLDLVITPVYSGLRVDRLKELAPKLQIPNLQCLGLYTAYCSVQYLGAFIVRHKATLQSVTLVRVGVSGGIGHWRSLFALIRNHLPRLELSIKLCTAGRLALLCRAEHENGEEFEDSFDVGGSYEAWTTAIEMIETR; from the coding sequence ATGGTGGGACTTCTTCAGCTTCCTTACGAGCTGCTGGCTATGATATTTGGCGGGCTAGACGCCCAAGGCTTCTCCGCCCTCCGGTTAACGTCCAAATATGCAAAATTGGCCACGTTGCCAGCTTTCATCAGCCGGTACTTCCAAACCCGCTATATAATGCTCTCAAGACTCAGCCTCGAAAAACTCGTGGAGATTGCGCGACATCCAGACTTTGGCCCTGCTGTGAAAACACTCGAACTCTGTACGGATCATTTCGTGGAGTTCCCAGATTCATACTTTCATATTGCACGGCATGAAGGCGACATATTACTGGCCATAGAAGAAGGTCGATACCCTCCCGCAGCTTTAGTGGGCAGCATAGATGATGCACACTTATCcggccaggaggaggatcaaAGCCCTGGAGAGGAAGGTCGGGAGACCGATGAAGAGAGTGTCTCGTCTCAGGACTCGTATGAGGCGCCTTTGGATAAGGTGGCTTATACATCACTGTGGGAAGAGCAGAAACATATAATCATGTCCGGCCTTGCGCAGGCCTACATTACGCAGGCGCTGATTTCCCTTCCCAATATCGAGGCTGTCGTCATTAGCAACATGCACCGGCCCTGGGGTGCACTAGCGCTTGGCCGACAAACAGGTCTACCGCCAACAAACGCCCTTGACGATTACGAGGAGGTTCCGTTTCTGGGCGAAGTCCTTCGCATCACCCTTACAGCCATCGCTACAAGTAGTGCCGCTCTTAGCAGCCTTGCCATCACAGCTGGTGTCCTCTCTAGGGAGGCGATTGCGCCAGATACTCTCAGACCCTCAGAGTCGCATTTCCAATACTACAAGAACCTCCCTCCAAGCCTCACGGAGCTTACACTAAATGTATCCGCCGAGGCAACTAGGGGCGCTGAGGACCGATGGGCGGACGACTTATCAGCATTTATCGGTGTGTTTCGACAACTCACACAACTGGATCTGGTCATCACACCCGTCTACTCCGGCCTACGGGTGGACCGGTTAAAAGAGCTCGCACCGAAGCTTCAAATACCGAATCTACAATGCCTAGGGCTCTATACGGCATATTGTAGCGTACAGTATCTTGGGGCTTTTATTGTGAGGCACAAAGCAACACTCCAAAGCGTTACTTTAGTCCGAGTAGGAGTTTCGGGTGGAATTGGCCACTGGAGGTCTTTGTTTGCTTTAATTCGTAATCATCTCCCAAGGCTTGAGTTATCTATCAAACTATGCACTGCAGGGAGGCTTGCCCTATTGTGCCGAGCGGAACACGAAAACGGAGAGGAATTTGAGGATTCTTTTGATGTCGGGGGCAGTTACGAAGCCTGGACGACGGCAATCGAGATGATAGAAACAAGATAG
- a CDS encoding hypothetical protein (EggNog:ENOG503P35U; COG:D): protein MDSTIEVFNGIYPLFLNTSITTSHILLGHRGTPGISSRQYSVVVDDNMRIWLHDRYSTHGTAVGYNGQNEKEIRLNETLILAFDPGAESSFRLITVASGGLAIRIEFSNHQGKEAQYIENLRALIKKAKEDEVPGL from the exons ATGGATTCTACTATTGAAGTTTTCAACGGAATCTaccccctgtttctaaa CACGAGCATAACGACGTCTCACATCCTCCTGGGCCATCGAGGCACCCCGGGCATCAGCAGCCGCCAGTATagcgtcgtcgtcgacgacaATATGCGCATCTGGCTGCATGACCGCTACTCAACGCATGGGACCGCGGTCGGATACAACGGGCAGAACGAGAAGGAGATACGTCTAAATGAGACGTTGATCCTGGCGTTTGATCCCGGCGCGGAGAGTTCTTTTCGCCTCATCACCGTTGCCTCGGGCGGTCTCGCCATCCGCATCGAGTTTTCCAACCACCAAGGCAAAGAGGCACAGTATATTGAGAACCTACGCGCACTTATTAAGAAAGCCAAGGAAGACGAGGTTCCGGGCCTTTAG
- a CDS encoding hypothetical protein (CAZy:GH43; COG:G; EggNog:ENOG503NY2E; CAZy:CBM36), giving the protein MSCTLLDIIHGPQANAHSRLTMKVSAPLLTAALASVATADNPIIQTIYSTDPAPLVHNGRVYLYTGHDEPGSTTFVMKDWRVFSSVDMVNWQDHGSPMSLATFSWADANAWAGQTIQRNGKFYWYASMRRRNGAMAVGVGVSDSPTGPFRDALGRPLVENWGIDPTVWIDDDGQAYMYWGNPGLWYVKLNPDMVSYSGGINTVTLTTTGFGTRSGNAERPTTYEEGSWIYKRTGKYYMVFAASCCSEHIGYSTGPGPTGPWTYGGVVMPTQGSSFTNHPGVIDYQGSSYFFYHNGALPGGGGYTRSVCVERFTYGANGSIPVINMSKDGAPQVGNLNPYVRQEAETIAWESGVQTEPCSEGGMNVLSINNGDYIKVKGVAFGSGAKSFTARVSSATSGGKIEVRLDSTGGTLVGTCNVPGTGGWQTWTSVNCAVGGATGTRDLFFRFTGAGGELFRFNWWQFSQ; this is encoded by the exons ATGAGCTGCACAC TCCTCGACATTATCCACGGTCCCCAAGCCAATGCTCACTCTAGATTGACCATGAAAGTCTCGGCGCCGTTACTCACTGCCGCCCTGGCCAGCGTGGCGACGGCCGACAACCCTATTATTCAGACCATATACTCCACCGACCCGGCGCCGCTCGTGCACAATGGACGTGTTTACCTCTACACTGGCCATGATGAGCCCGGGTCGACCACCTTTGTCATGAAGGATTGGCGCGTCTTCTCTTCGGTCGATATGGTCAACTGGCAGGACCACGGCTCGCCTATGAGCCTGGCGACCTTTAGCTGGGCCGATGCTAACGCGTGGGCGGGACAGACGATCCAGCGCAATGGCAAGTTTTACTGGTACGCTTCGATGCGCCGCCGAAATGGTGCCATGGCCGTTGGCGTGGGCGTCAGCGACAGCCCTACAGGGCCCTTCCGTGACGCGCTGGGCAGGCCGCTGGTCGAGAACTGGGGGATCGACCCGACCGTGTggattgatgatgacggaCAGGCCTACATGTACTGGGGAAATCCGGGGCTGTGGTACGTCAAACTGAACCCGGATATGGTGTCATACAGCGGCGGCATCAATACGGTGACGTTGACGACGACTGGCTTCGGCACCCGCTCCGGAAACGCCGAGCGGCCGACCACGTATGAGGAAGGCTCCTGGATCTACAAGCGGACGGGCAAATACTACATGGTGTTCGCcgccagctgctgctccgAGCACATTGGCTACTCGACCGGGCCCGGCCCAACCGGCCCCTGGACATACGGCGGTGTCGTGATGCCCACCCAGGGCAGCAGCTTTACCAACCACCCGGGCGTGATTGACTACCAGGGCTCGTCCTACTTCTTTTACCACAACGGCGCGCtgcccggcggcggcggctacACCCGCTCCGTCTGTGTCGAGCGCTTCACGTACGGCGCCAACGGCTCCATCCCCGTCATCAACATGTCCAAGGACGGCGCCCCCCAGGTCGGCAACCTTAACCCCTACGTGCGCCAGGAGGCCGAGACCATTGCATGGGAATCGGGCGTGCAGACAGAGCCGTGCAGCGAGGGCGGCATGAATGTGTTGTCCATCAATAACGGAGATTACATCAAGGTCAAGGGCGTCGCGTTTGGTAGCGGCGCCAAGTCCTTCACTGCGCGCGTCTCGTCCGCCACTTCAGGCGGCAAGATCGAGGTGCGCCTAGACAGCACCGGCGGCACGCTTGTCGGGACCTGCAATGTGCCTGGCACTGGCGGTTGGCAGACATGGACGAGCGTTAATTGCGCTGTTGGCGGCGCCACAGGCACCAGGGATCTCTTCTTTCGCTTTACTGGGGCCGGGGGCGAGCTGTTCCGGTTTAACTGGTGGCAGTTTAGCCAATAA
- a CDS encoding hypothetical protein (EggNog:ENOG503NVJ4; COG:K) — MAGTPTTTIATTITPRPATRFKREKYSSIACEECRGRKLKCRTTVPGCCDRCRAQGLQCRITRPQRGLRSQPRHIPAPTNVSQNDDPIARFRQLEHELNILRHQVAQLTSFHQNQSPSPPAQQSHTSVYSDEAKPFTISQVRTRVEPHFVGMTRPTFTLNIAKASLELMGVVVDNDNAHLEPAPSPPRQDACSVAGNDPLLRLALPEIQHLYAVFQDEIASSYPAFYCRDVAAKIPDIVDQLSGVPHQDDAARVQKQAQFLKIAVATALVLERTGSKLAMDLYTSVEHETGKMYAHPQVELIEIRTAAIMATYHFYCDEELYAWRTLGIAARMVLEMGLHRRQSLITNFLDPADREDALVVFWSVYCLDRRWSLGTGLSFAIVDRDVDPELPDLPAHQVYLRSLVDYARLCSKVWEALPQFGSTSTSPSPALILDQQIQDWVCAIPSPFRLSSHFYPPINPPTLDLDYPTLTPSRAARNVRSLMHLRGNHLRSLVNRHHVLTSSAIAANPPQARLVVQIARDSIQVIVTLSRETDIYARQQPAYNHYLISALAIVLLATCHAPELFAAACCQDIADAVNLVRGFSETSIAGHRLWKSMCGIVSAVSALGLGYHHAEQQAHHSGDEHQTPRPFPQPPHHMDADNEMRDFFNSSFYNPEAAPPDMSHVGIDLLGLFDAF, encoded by the exons ATGGCTGGGacacccacaaccaccatcgccaccaccataacCCCTCGTCCTGCTACACGATTCAAGAGAGAAAAGTACTCAAGTATTGCGTG TGAGGAGTGCCGAGGCCGCAAGCTTAAGTGTCGAACTACAGTTCCTGGCTGCTGTGATCGTTGTCGAGCTCAGGGCCTACAATGTCGAATCACTCGCCCACAGAGAGGCCTGAGAAGCCAACCGCGTCATATACCAGCTCCCACCAACGTCAGCCAAAACGATGACCCCATCGCACGGTTTCGCCAGTTGGAACATGAGCTCAATATTCTGCGTCACCAGGTTGCTCAGTTGACCTCATTCCATCAGAACCAAAGCCCCAGCCCACCGGCACAGCAGTCTCATACTTCTGTATACTCTGACGAAGCAAAGCCTTTCACTATCTCTCAAGTTCGGACTCGGGTTGAGCCACATTTTGTGGGCATGACACGGCCCACTTTCACCCTCAACATTGCCAAGGCTTCTCTAGAActgatgggggttgttgtggacAACGATAACGCTCACCTGGagccagcaccatcaccgccacgACAAGATGCATGCTCAGTCGCCGGAAATGATCCATTGCTGCGCCTTGCCCTCCCAGAAATACAGCACCTTTATGCTGTCTTTCAGGATGAAATAGCCTCGTCATACCCTGCCTTTTACTGTCGGGATGTGGCGGCAAAAATACCAGACATCGTTGATCAGCTATCAGGGGTTCCTCATCAGGATGATGCCGCGCGCGTCCAGAAGCAGGCTCAATTTCTCAAAATAGCCGTTGCGACAGCTCTTGTTTTAGAAAGAACTGGGAGCAAGTTGGCAATGGACCTTTACACCTCGGTCGAGCATGAGACTGGCAAGATGTATGCCCATCCTCAGGTAGAGCTCATCGAGATTCGAACGGCAGCTATCATG GCAACGTACCACTTTTATTGTGACGAAGAGCTCTACGCCTGGCGCA CTCTGGGCATTGCAGCTAGAATGGTACTAGAGATGGGCTTGCATCGACGGCAGAGTTTGATCACGAACTTTCTTGACCCGGCAGATCGAGAAGATGCTTTGGTTGTTTTCTGGTCTGTTTATTGCCTTGACCGTCGATGGAGCTTAGGTACTGGCCTGTCTTTTGCCATAGTTGACCGTGATGTTGACCCTGAGCTTCCTGATCTG CCAGCACATCAAGTCTACCTTCGTTCACTTGTCGACTATGCTCGCCTCTGCTCCAAGGTCTGGGAAGCCCTCCCCCAGTTCGGCagcacatcaacctccccatctcccgcGCTGATTCTTGATCAGCAAATCCAAGACTGGGTTTGCGCCATACCCTCCCCGTTCAGGCTGTCTTCTCACTTTTATCCCCCCATAAACCCGCCCACCCTTGACCTCGACTACCCCACCCTGACGCCCTCAAGAGCTGCACGCAACGTCCGCTCACTGATGCATCTTCGCGGCAACCATCTGCGGTCCCTAGTAAACCGCCACCATGTGCTCACCAGCAGCGCCATTGCCGCCAACCCTCCGCAAGCGCGCCTTGTCGTCCAAATAGCAAGGGATTCTATCCAGGTCATTGTCACGCTGAGTAGAGAAACCGACATCTATGCGCGGCAACAGCCGGCTTATAACCACTACCTCATATCGGCGCTCGCCATAGTCCTCCTCGCTACTTGCCATGCACCAGAATTATTCGCCGCCGCCTGTTGTCAAGACATTGCCGACGCCGTCAACCTTGTCAGGGGCTTCTCCGAGACCAGCATCGCGGGCCATCGGTTATGGAAGAGCATGTGCGGGATTGTCTCGGCGGTTTCAGCACTGGGCTTGGGATATCACCACGCCGAGCAGCAGGCACATCACAGTGGAGATGAACATCAGACGCCACGGCCGTTTCCACAGCCACCGCATCACATGGATGCCGACAACGAGATGAGGGACTTTTTCAATTCTAGCTTTTACAACCCAGAGGCGGCGCCACCTGACATGTCCCATGTTGGAATAGATTTGTTGGGTCTGTTTGATGCGTTTTGA